The sequence CCGGCCTGGAGGCCGCGCGCGTGGCGGCCAAGCGCGGCTACGACGTGACCGTCTGCGAGGCGAGCGATCATCTGGGCGGCCAGATTGTGCTGGCGGCTGCGCCTCCGCGCAAGGACGAGATTATGCGCTCGGTCGAGTACTACGAGAAGATTCTGCCTGGCCTGGGCGTGAAGGTGGAGCTCAGTCATGCCGCTACCGCTGAGGACCTCAACGCCGCCGACGCCGCGATTGTGGCCGTGGGCGCGCACGACGTGGTCATCCCCGTTCCGGGCGCCGACTCGGAGAAGGTCGTCTCGAGCTGGGACGTGCTGGCCGGCAAGGTGGAGCTCAGCGGCCGCGTCGCCGTCATTGGCGGCGGCCTGGTGGGCACCGAGACTGCCGAGTACCTGCTGCAGCACGGCTGCGAGGTGGCGATCGTGGAGATGCTCGACAAGATTGCCGCGGGCGAGTCCGAGACCATTCTGCCGCTGATTATGAGCGACTTTGCAGAGCACAACGTGGAGCAGCATGTTAAGACCCGCCTGACCGCCATTACCGACGAGGGCGTGGAGGCTGTTCGCACCACCGAGGACGGCGCCGAGGAGCCGGTGAAGATCGCCTGCGATTACGTGGTGATGGCCGTGGGCTCCAAGGCCAACGCGTTTGACCTGGATGGCGTGACGGTGCCCGTGACCTGCGTGGGCGACTGCTCGGGTGAGCGCACCGCCGACATTGCGAGCGCCATTCGCACGGCGTATCACGCGGCCAACGAGCTGTAGTTGAACATCGCGGCCAGGCGGGGCGGTAGCACGGATCCGTCTCGCCCGGCTGTGTCCCGTCGGGTGTCAACCGGTGCGGGGCCTGCAAGCGCAGCAGGTCCCGCCCTTTTTGTTTTGCTCCGATGAATGGCAATGCGCGGTAATCATGAGGAGTGAGGACGTCTACTGCCTTGCAGATCACTCAAAAATATTGGGGGAGGGGTTAATAACTATATCCTCTATACCAAAGGACATAAAGAGATGCCAATTTTGTTGACAAGCGAATGACGATTAGCTGCGAGTCAGCTACCAGCGTAAATAATCGATAAAGAAATGTCGTAATTTGGTGCCAAATGCCCAGATAACGCCGCGTCTATTTTAATTAACTGCTTTGAGCAAACGGTAAAATGCTACTATCTAACTTGCACGTAAGAAAGCAGATTAACGGTTAAGGCTAAGAAGTGGCAGGTATGTCGGAAGCAACTAGGACTCGCACGCATGCGCCTGAGGTTAGGCAGCGCGCCGTCGAGGCCCTCCAAGAGGGGGTCGGTCATCGCGCCCTCGCCGCGGAGCTTGGCATTCCCCAGGCCACGGCTCGTCAGTGGGCCCGCGCGTATGCCGTGGGCGGTGCCGACGACGTTCTCAACGCCGGTTCGCATCATCACACCTATTCGTACGAAGTTAAGCTCGCCGTGGTCAAGGACCGCTTGGAAAACGGCTTAACGGTTCGCGAGGCCATGATCAAACACAAGATTCCAAGCGAGTCTTCGGTTAAGGCCTGGTGCCGCCAGTATCGCGAGAGCGGTGAGTCCGCACTGGTCGATAAGCCGCGAGGTCGCAAGCCGCGCGTTAAAAAGGCGGAATAGCAAACGGGATGGTGCGCCCACAGGGGCGCATTTTTCTTGCCGCCTCTCTGCTCCAAAGCGGACGTGCCCTTGCCCCGTACGCCTAAAACTCCCCAGTTGACCGAAAACCTGCCACCGCAACCCCGTAATTGAGCTATAACGTTAAACAATTGCAGCGTTTTTGCATGGGGGAGTGATGGTATGACGCTACTGTATTTCCTTACCCTGTTTCCGCTGGTACCGGCGCTGGGCATGCTGCTCGCGCGCGGTGACCGCACCCGCGATGCGGTGGGGCTCATAGGCTCCGGCATTATTATGGCGGTGACAGTTGTAGTCGCCGTCATGTTTTTTGGCACGGGTCCGCAGAGCTTTGAGGTTGCCCCCGGCACCTCGCATGTGCTCTCGATCATCAGTTCCGTTATCGACGTCATCCTGTGCGCCGTCATCCTGTACAACGCGTACAAATATAGGAACGCGCTCACCACGGTGCTCAGCGTAGTCCAGTTGGTGGGCTCGCTCGCCTTTGCAGCCATGACGCTGCCCGCGACCGAAGCCGTCACCGCAACCCCGCTCTACCTGGACTACATGAGCGTGATCATGGTCCTCGCCGTCGGCATCGTCGGCAGCCTTATCTGCGTGTATGCCCTGGGCTACATGAAGGACTTCCAGGCCCACGACGAGCACGAGGCTGCGCTGCGCGGGCAGACCGCGCCCGACCGTCGCCCGCAGTTCCTGGCGCTTATGTTCCTGTTCCTCTCAGCCATGTTCGTCATCGTGACGAGCGACAACCTTGAGTGGCTGTTCTGCGGCTGGGAAATCACCACCGTGTGCTCGTTCCTTATGATTGGCTACACGCGCACGCCCGAGGCCATCAAGAACGCCTTCACCCAGATCATCCTCAACATGCTGGGCGGTATCGCGTTTTTGGCCGGACTCATGTACCTGCACGTTAACAGCATGCCGCTGACCATCTCGGGCATGATCGAGCTTTCCGGCGCCGGAACCGCGCAATCTGCGCTGCTGGTGATGCCGGTCATTCTGTTGTCGCTCGCCGCGCTCACCAAGGCCGCACAGATGCCGTTCCACACGTGGCTGTTGGGTGCCATGGTTGCCCCCACGCCCACGAGCGCCCTGCTGCACTCGTCAACCATGGTCAAAGCCGGCGTGTTCCTGATGGTCAAGCTGAGCCCACTCTATGCCATCTATCCCGTGACCGGCTTTATGGTCACGAGTGTGGGTGCCATCACGTTTTTGCTCGCTGCCCTCATGGCCATCTCGCAGAGCAACGCCAAACGTGTGCTCGCGTACTCCACCATTTCCAACTTGGGCCTTATCAGCGCCTGCTTGGGTGTCGGCGCGCCCGAGGCCGTATGGGCCGCCATCTTCCTAATCCTGTTCCACACGGTGGCAAAGTCGCTGCTGTTCCTGTGCGTGGGCACGGCCGAGCATCATATCGGCAGCCGCAATATCGAGGACATGGACGGTATGTTCAGCCGCATGCCGCACCTGACGCGCCTTATGATGCTGGGCATCATGGGCATGTTTGTGGCGCCGTTTGGCATGCTCGTGTCCAAGTGGGGCGCCCTGGTGGCGTTTGCGCAGACCGGCAACGTGCTCATGATCATGGTGCTGGCCTTTGGCTCGGCCGCGACGTTCTATTTTTGGGGCAAGTGGCTTGCCAAGCTTTCGGGCGTCGACCCCACGGCTCAAAACGTCGAGGTCAATGTCCATAAGACCGAATGGATGGCGCTCAACACCATCGCCGCGCTGCTGATTCTGTGCTGCGTGGCGTTTCCGGTTATCTCGAGCGGTCTGGTATCGCCCTATCTCGCCATGGTGTTTGGACGCGTGCCGTACGTTATTGGCAAGGACGCCATGTATCTGATGGTGGCTATCGTAGCGTTTATCGCCGTGGTGCTGCTGACGTCGTTCCGCGTGAGCAATAAGCCGCACGTCAACGTGTACCTTTCGGGCGTGGGAACCGACAAATATCGCCATTTCCGCGGCTCGATGGGACGCGAGGTGAAGGCCGAAAAGCGCAATTGGTACTCGGAGGACGCCCTTGGCGAGAAGCGTATTGGCCCCGCGGGTAGCGTCGTGTGCTGCAGCATTATCTTGTTTGCGCTGCTGTGTTGCGCGTGGATTGGGCCCGAGCGGCTTGCCATGAGCGCGCCCTCGGTGTTGCGCGGCAAGTATTTTGAAGGTTCGGGCGTCGTGGGCATCTTTATTGGCACCGTGGCGTTTGCCTTGATTGCGCCTTTGGTTGGTGGCCTGATCGACGGCGTTGACCGTAAGCTTTCGGCTCGCATGCAGGGCCGCGTGGGCCCGCGCCTGCTACAACCCTTCTACGATGTGGCCAAGCTCCTGCGCAAGGCCCCCGCCAGCGTAAACACCATGGACGACACCTACATGGCGTGCGCGCTCATCTTTACCGTGGTGGGCGGCGGCATCTTTGTGTCGGGCTCCAACACGCTGCTGTGCGCGTTTATGGTTACCCTCGCCGCGATCTTTGTGGTGTTGGCGTCCGCCTCGACGCAAAGCCCGTTTGCTCAGGTCGGCGCCGACCGCGAGCTGCTGCAGGTCATGAGTTACGAGCCCGCCGTTCTGCTGATGAGTGTGGGCCTGTACCTTGCCACCGACAGCTTCGATTCCATTGCTGTGACGGGGCAGTCGGCCCCTATCATCGTGTACAGCGCGCCCATTTTCCTCGCGTTGCTCGCGGTGCTTACCATCAAGCTGCGCAAGTCGCCGTTTGACCTTTCGTACTCGCATCATGCGCATCAGGAGATCGTCCAGGGCGTTGCCACCGAGATGAGCGGCGGCACGCTGGCCAAGATGACCCTTATGCACTGGTGCGAGACCGTGCTGTTTTTGATGTGGGTGGGCATGTTCTTTGTTTGGGACAACCCCGTGAGCTGGGTTGTAGCCCTGGTCGTGATGGCCGCGACGTATTTTGTCGAGGTCCTGATCGACAACACCTTCGCACGCAGCACCTGGCGCAGCTGCTTTAGGCTCGGATGGGGCGTGGCGCTGGTGTTTGGCCTGCTCAACCTTATGCCCATCCTCGTCGACGTATTTATTTAGGAGGCGGCATCCATGGATCATAAAATGTCGCGCTCGCCGTGGGTTATTCATTACGACGGCTCGAGCTGCAACGGATGCGATATCGAGGTGTTGGCCTCGCTCACGCCGCTGTTCGATGCGGAACGCTTTGGCGTGGTCAACACCGGCAACCCCAAGCATGCGGACATCTTTTTGGTGACGGGGTCGGTCAATGTCCAGAACCTGCCTGTCGTGCGCCAGATTTACAACCAGATGCTCGAGCCCAAGTGCGTGGTGGCCTGCGGCATCTGCGCGTGTTCGGGCGGCGTGTTCCGCGATGCCTATAACGTGACCGGCGGCGTGGACCGCGCAATTCCCGTGGATGTGTACGCGCCTGGGTGCGCCATTCGCCCCGAGACCGTGATCGATGCCATCGTGGAGGCGTGCGGCATCCTGGACCAGAAAGAGGCCGTGATGCGCGCCGGCGGCGATCCGCTTACCGTGGGCGGCGCCGCTACTTGGGACGGTGGCGTTGAGCTGGGCGAGGACGGGTTTGTGGCTGCGGGGGCCGGGGCCGGGGCCGTCGCCGGTGACGGCGTCGAGGTCAACGTGTCCACCAGGTCCGCCGCGCCCGCCGCTGCAAAGGAGGCCGAGTAATGCAAAAGGCTATCTATACCATCGTCGGGATCGACGAGCTCCTGTCGCATGTCCAGGCGCTCAAGGGCGTTGGCGCGCGCTTTGTGCAGATGCACGCCGAACGCAACGTCGACGACGGCACGTATCGCCTGGTCTATACATTTATCAACGTTCGTGCTGCTCAGGAGCATATTGTGCAGGACGGCAACTATGCGATCGAAAACCTGGTGGTTGAGGGAATTGATCAGTACCAGGAGATTCCGTCTATCAGTTCGTACTATCCGGCGGTATTCCCGTTTGAAAACGAGGCCCACGACCTGTTTGGTCTTGCCATTACCGACATGCAGATCGACTTTAAGGGCTTTTTCTACCAGGTCTCGACTGCCGAGCCCATGAGCGTTATCACGCCCGAGGTGAAGGCCGCGCGCGAGAAAGCCATGAAGGTCCGTGCGGCTGCCGAGGCCAAGGCGCGCAAGGTCGCGGCCGAGAAGGCCGCCACGGCTGCGGCTGCTGCAGGGGAAGGCGCTGCGAGCGCCGGCGATGCCGCGGGCGTCGCTGCTCAGCCCGCTGCGACTGCCGGCTCCGATGCCCAGCATGACGATGCCGCTGCCAAGGCCGCGCTCAAGGCTGCCGAGATGGAGGCAAAGCTCGCTGCCATGGATCCCGAGAAAGCGGCCAAGGTCCGCGCGGCGCTTGCCGCCAAGGCCGCCCGCGACAAGCAGAAAAAGGAGGCGTAAGGTCCATGGCTCATCGCTCCGTAATTCCGTTTGGCCCGCAGCACCCGGTGCTGCCCGAGCCGCTTCATCTGGACCTAGTGATCGAGGACGACCGCGTCATCGAAGCAATTCCGCAGATCGGCTTTGTGCACCGCGGACTCGAGAAGCTCACCGAAAAGCGCGATATGCATCAGTTTGGCTACATCGCCGAGCGCATCTGCGGCATCTGCGCCGTGGGCCATAGCTGTGGCTACGCCAGCGCCTGCGAGCGCATGCTCGGCATCGAGGTGCCTGGTCGCGTGCAGTATATCCGCACCATTCTGCATGAGCTTTCGCGCATTCACTCGCACCTGCTGTGGCTGGGCCTGCTCGCCGATGCCTTTGGCTTTGAGGCGCTGTTCTATCGTTCGTGGACGCTGCGCGAGCAGATTCTCAAGATCTTTGAGAGCACTTGCGGCGGTCGCGTGATTCTGTCGATTAACGAGATTGGCGGCCTTAAACACGACATTGAGGATTCCGAGCTGGCGGGTATTGTCCAGACGCTCGACGCTATGCGCCCTGACTACGAGGCCGTGGTGCATACATTTTTGGACGACAATAGCTGCGGCGAGCGCCTGCATAGCGTGGGCGTGATCAGCAAGAAGGACGCGCTGGATCTGTCGATGGTCGGCCCGTTCGGTCGCGCCTCGGGCGTGGATTATGACGTGCGCATGTTCGGTGACGGTGCCTATGCGGACTTGGCTGCGTTTGAGCCGATTGTTGCCACCGATGGCGACTGTTATGCCCGCTGCCAGGTGCGTTGTGCCGAGGTTACGCAGGCCATGGACATTATCAAGGAGCTTGTCGGCAAGATTCCGCACGACGGTATCGGCGGGCGTACCAAGCTCACGCCGGCCGACGGCGCGCGCGGCGAGGTTGTGATTGAGCAGCCGCGCGGCGAGGCGTATTACTATGTGCGCGGCAGCGGCACCAAGAACCTGGACCGTTTTCGCGTGCGAACGCCGACGTCGCAAAACCTGGCGGGTCTGACGCATGCGCTGCAGGGCGTGCTCCTTGCCAACGTGCCCATGATTATCCTGACCATCGACCCCTGCATTAGCTGCACGGAAAGGTAGGCGCGGCATGAGTTTACTGACATTTGCCAAGACGGCCTTGGGTTCTATGGTCAAGCGGCCGGTCACGGTGTGCTATCCGCAGGAGAAGCTGACGGCGCCCGAGCGCTTGCGCGGGCATATCGTCAATGACATGGACGTGTGCATCTGCTGCGGCATGTGCGCACGGCGTTGCCCGGCGGGCGCGCTCGCGGTCGATCGCAAGGGCGGAACGTGGTCGATCGACCCGTATGCCTGCGTGGTGTGCGGTGAGTGCATCGAGAGCTGCCCCAAGCACTGCCTGACTATGGACACCGCCCGCACCCCAGTCGCAGCGGACAAGACTCCCACAGTAGAAACCAAACCGGAATAGCGCCGGAATAGAGCTGGAATAGGGGCCGGTGGGGCAAAAATGCCCCACCGGCCCCGCGCTTAAACGCGCGGCTGGGCCGCCGCAAACAAAACTATGCCGGTTTACGGGGCTGGATGGCGAACCTCCGACCATACGGAAAAACACAAAAACAAAACCGCAGGTAGATAGCCTGCCGTTTTTCAAAAAATGAGGGTATGGATGAGGGTCCCGACTTTTGCCCCGTAATCCGGCATAGTTTTGAAATGGCACCATATCCGTAACAGCCTTTGATCTTCCGTGGACGGAGGAAAACGAGCCCTTTTGTCCCGTCGATCTTGAGTCGCATCCGTTTTCCTGCGAAAACCCTCGTGTCTCAACTTTGGTGAGACATTTGTCTCACGCCCAAAACCGAATCTGGAACGTGTGTCACCTGCCCAAATTGTGTCTCATTTCGTAACTTTAGGCTGTTGCAAGGTCTGAGACCGCGAGAAGGGAGACGCGATGAGTAAGTACACGAGGGGTCTCTTGGCGGTGATACTGGCCGTAGTGCTGGTGTTGCCAGCCGCAGCATTCGCCATGCTGCCCGAGGCCAACGCCAGGTCCAGCACAGGAATGGACGGACCGACAGTAAACGGGACGGTCGTCGACCCCGATACTAGCGGACGCTGGGAAATCTGGGCAGCCGGCCACGGCGGTAATAAAGTAACAACCCAAAACGTCGGTCGAATCTGGACCGACAAGACGGTCAAGGCAACCGAGGAAAACGAAGAGTCGGACTTTTTGACCACGCTTTCGGCGATGTCCTCGACGTCTAATTCAACCGTGACGGTCACCACGCCGCTTGACATCGTGATGGTGCTGGATGCCTCTGGCTCTATGGATCACGCTATGGGCGATACTGACGACACTAAGCGCATTACAGCTCTGAAGAACGCTGCCTATAGCTTTATTGATACCATCGCCAAGCAAAACGAGGGTATCGAGGGTGTCGATAGGCAGCACAGGGTTGCCATTGTTAAGTTTTCGGGTGATAAGACCGATAAGATCGGCAACGACACGTACGATAAATGGGAATATGGCAGAACTAATACTTACAACTACTCCCAGGTAATGGCGGGCTTGACCAATTGCTCTGGCGCCGGCGTGACTGATCTTAGGGAAACAATTAAGGCAATCAAACCCGCCGGCGCCACGCGCGCCGATAATGGTCTGCAGCTGGCAGAGGGCATCACTTCTGGTCGCGCAGATGCCAAGAAGATCGTTGTGTTCTTTACCGACGGCAAGCCAACGAGCTACGACGAGTTTGATTCTAAGGTCGCTAACGATGCCGTGACGGCTGCCAAGAACATGAAGGACAGCAAGGCCACCGTTTATACTATCGGCATCTTTGATGGCGCGGACCCCAGCGCTGGTATCCAGGATTCGGGAAAAAGCCAAAAAGAGAACAAGTTCATGCAGGCCGTTTCGAGCAACTACCCCAATGCCACGGCATGGGATGCTCATGGTGCACGCGCTGAAAACTCCGACTACTACAAGTCGGCGACCAATGCAGAAGAGCTCAAGAAGGTCTTTGACGACATCTCACAGGCCATCACATCGGAGGCGCCTTATCCGACCGAAATCCATAAGGGCTACGACGAGACCAAGTCCGGCTACATCACGTTTACCGACGAGCTGGGCGACTTTATGCAGGTCGACAGCTTCACCGAGGTCGTCATCAACGGCACGCCGTTTACCAAGACGGACAAAACGGTCAATAAAGAAACCAATACCGACACCTACGAGTTCACCGGCAAGGCAAAAGACCTGCTCATTACCGTGCAGCGTGCTGGTGATGACAATCCCCAGAAGGGCGATGTCGTAACGGTCAGCATTCCTGCGTCGTTGATTCCGCTGAGCCACTTTAAGACCGTAGACGGCAAGCTTTCGGTCGACAGCGCTCAGCCTATCCGCGTGAAGTACACCTCGAGCGTGAAGAGCACTGCGCTCGACAACCTGTTTACGCCCGAGAAGGTAACGGGGCTCAAGGATTACATCGAGAACAATACGACCGTTGCCAACGGCGCCAAGACCGTGAATTTCTACGCGAACAAGTGGGCTGCCGGCGATCTGGGCAATACGGTTGCGACCTTTGAGCCGGCCGACACCAACCGCTACTACTACTTCCAGAAGCAGACGCCCATTTACACGGACAAGGATTGCACGCAGCCTGCAAAGAATTCGCTGGCAGATACCGGCACCTATTACTACAAGGATGAGTTTGAGGAGCAGGGCGAAAACGGCGAGGCCAAGCCCGCCTCTGCCGTCATCGAGTTTATCGGCGGCGACGCTGCGAAGTTTGACGGCGCTATTGTTGCTGACGAGGACGGCAACCTTTCGTTTAGCGTGGGAACCGCGCGCCTAGCCTTTATCGACGAGCTCCACACCACCAAGGAGAGTGTGGGCGGCAACAACACTGGTACCGCGACCGACGTTCTTAATCCCAAGTGGAACAACATATCCGCCAAGGCGACCGCGACGCATGTCAACTCCTACCTGGGCAACAACGGCAAGATCAGCTATAAGTACGACATGACGCCGGTAACGGTGGATACCAAGGATGCCAAGGCCGGCTTTGGCCTGACCAAGGTACTCGAGGGCCGCGACTGGACGAAGGAGGACACGTTTGAGTTTGGGCTGACGTCCGAGAACGGTGCCCCGATACCCGAGTCCGCGACAGCGCCCGTGACCGCGTCTGTGACCAAGGACGATCTGGACGACAAGGGTAAAGCTGTCATCGACTTCGGCACGATCAAATACACCGAGCCCGGCACGTACGTCTACAGGGTCAGCGAAAAGAACGCCGGGACCACGGTCGATGGCATCGCCTACAGCAAGAATGTTGCGGAAATCACCGTGACGGTGACGCCCAACAAGAAAGGTGAGCTCAGCGCTGAGGTGAAGGTGACCTCGGGCAAGGCCATGTTCGAAAACGCTTACGCTACGAATCCTGTTGAGTCCAGCGTTACCGACAAGATTGACGTAACCAAGGTCCTGACCGGGCGCGACCTTACAGCCGGCGAGTTCAGCTTTGAGCTGCGCGAGGTTAAGGGCGAGGACTCCGAGCTTATCGAGACCGTTGAGAACGCTGCCGACGGTAAGGTGACGTTCAGCCCCATTGAGTACACCGAGATCGGCCAGCACACCTACACGCTGCGCGAGGTCCCGGGCGACGCCGGCAACGGCATCACCTACGACGGCAAGACCTACACCATCGAGACCGTCGTCAAGGACAACGGCGACGGCACGCTCGGTGTAGAGCACAAGCTGAAGGACGTCGACGAGGCGAAGTTCAACAACGGCTACAAGCCGAATCCTGACGAGTTCAGCGTCACCGACGAGATCAAGGTCACCAAGGTCCTGACCGGCCGCGACATGACTGAGGGCGAGTTCTCCTTCGAGCTCGTCGAGGGCGAGGGCAAGGACGCCAAGGTCGTCGCCACCGGCAAGAACGCCGCCGACGGCACGATTACGATGAGCGCCGTGAAGTACACCAAGCCCGGCAAGCACACCTACACGCTGCGCGAGGCCAATGGCGGAACCACCAGCAAGGGCATCACCTACAGTGACGCCAAGTACACCATCGAGACCACCATTACGGACAATGGCGACGGCACACTCAAGGCCGAGCACGTCCTGAAGGGTACCAAGCCCGCCGAGTTCAAGAATACCTACAGCGTGACCCCGATCGACGCAGAGCTCGACTTTGACCTGAGCAAGGCCATCGACGGTCGTGACTGGACGGATGCAGACAAGTTCAGCTTTACCATCACCGCTCCCGAGGGCACCCCGCTGCCCGACCCCGCAACCGTAACTGTGAGCAAGAAGGACGCGAAGGACGGCATCGCCGCCATCAACTTCGGCAAGATCAGCTACACGGCTGCCGGAACCTATAAGTACGAGATCCGCGAGAACGCGGGCAGCGCGGCAGGCATGACGTATGACGGACATGTCGCGACCGCCGAAGTGACCGTGACTGATAACGGCAAGGGCGTCCTGACCGCCAACGTCACCAAGAAGGAAAGCGGCCGCTTCACCAACACGTACCGCTCTGAGCTCGATTACGCCGCGGCCGGCGGCCTTAAGCTCAGCAAGACCCTCTCCGGGCGTCCCATGACCGAGGGCCAGTTCACCTTTACCGTGACGCCTGCCGACGAGGCTTCGGCCATCGCGCTCGGCCTGCACGAGGGCGCCAACGTGTACAAGTCCCCTGCAACGGCAGAGGCAACGGTTGGTCTGATCGACATCCTGGCTGACCATGAGGTCAAGTTTACGCAGGCCGACGCGGGCAAGACCTTTACATACACCGTTGCCGAGAAGAACGACGGCCAGCCCGGTTACACCTACGACGACGCCGAGCGCACCGTGACGATCGCTATCGCCGACGATGGCGCTGGTACGCTTACCGCTACGACGACCGTTTCTGGCGGACCCAATGGCACGCCTGTGGCGGTCCACAAGAGCGGCGAGAATAAGGTCGAGAGTGCCGTGGCCCCGTTCGTCAACAGCTATAGTGCCACGACCACCGCGACTGGCGGGGCCGGTGCCCAGATCGTCGCCACCAAGACTCTGGCCGGACGTCCGATGGCCAACGGCGAGTTCTGCTTCGGTATTGCCTATGCGGGTGAGAAGGATGCCATTGAAGGTACCTTCGCCAACAACATCAACGGCCAGGTGAGCTTTGGCACACTGCATTACACGACTGAGATGCTCGCCGATTTGGTGAGCGCCGGACGCGCCATCCGTACCGACACGGATGCCAAGCTTGCGTGGACTATCAACTACACAGCGTTTGAGTACACGTCCCCGCTCGAAGCAAAGGGTATTACTGCCGCAACGCCGAGCTTTAGCTTTAAGGTCATCGTCGTCGACAACGGTGACGGTACCTTGACGGCAAAGCCCGACTACGGTGGTACCGAGCCCGTGTTCGAGAACGTCTACGGCGCCGAGGCCGCGGATGCCGCACTCGCCGGCACCAAGAAGCTCCAGGCTGCCGAGGGTCTGACCCCGGCCGATATCACGGGCAAGTTCACCTTCACCGTGACTGCCGACGAGGTTGGTGCCCCGATGCCCGAGCACACAGCCGTGACCAACGACGCGGCCGGCAACGTGGACTTCGGCAAGATCCACTTTACGCTCGAGGACCTCAACCGTGCTCTGGGCGTGACGACCGATGCTTCTGACGACGCATCGAGCGATGCCGAGGCCAACGCCGACGAGGCC is a genomic window of Collinsella aerofaciens containing:
- a CDS encoding proton-conducting transporter membrane subunit, producing the protein MTLLYFLTLFPLVPALGMLLARGDRTRDAVGLIGSGIIMAVTVVVAVMFFGTGPQSFEVAPGTSHVLSIISSVIDVILCAVILYNAYKYRNALTTVLSVVQLVGSLAFAAMTLPATEAVTATPLYLDYMSVIMVLAVGIVGSLICVYALGYMKDFQAHDEHEAALRGQTAPDRRPQFLALMFLFLSAMFVIVTSDNLEWLFCGWEITTVCSFLMIGYTRTPEAIKNAFTQIILNMLGGIAFLAGLMYLHVNSMPLTISGMIELSGAGTAQSALLVMPVILLSLAALTKAAQMPFHTWLLGAMVAPTPTSALLHSSTMVKAGVFLMVKLSPLYAIYPVTGFMVTSVGAITFLLAALMAISQSNAKRVLAYSTISNLGLISACLGVGAPEAVWAAIFLILFHTVAKSLLFLCVGTAEHHIGSRNIEDMDGMFSRMPHLTRLMMLGIMGMFVAPFGMLVSKWGALVAFAQTGNVLMIMVLAFGSAATFYFWGKWLAKLSGVDPTAQNVEVNVHKTEWMALNTIAALLILCCVAFPVISSGLVSPYLAMVFGRVPYVIGKDAMYLMVAIVAFIAVVLLTSFRVSNKPHVNVYLSGVGTDKYRHFRGSMGREVKAEKRNWYSEDALGEKRIGPAGSVVCCSIILFALLCCAWIGPERLAMSAPSVLRGKYFEGSGVVGIFIGTVAFALIAPLVGGLIDGVDRKLSARMQGRVGPRLLQPFYDVAKLLRKAPASVNTMDDTYMACALIFTVVGGGIFVSGSNTLLCAFMVTLAAIFVVLASASTQSPFAQVGADRELLQVMSYEPAVLLMSVGLYLATDSFDSIAVTGQSAPIIVYSAPIFLALLAVLTIKLRKSPFDLSYSHHAHQEIVQGVATEMSGGTLAKMTLMHWCETVLFLMWVGMFFVWDNPVSWVVALVVMAATYFVEVLIDNTFARSTWRSCFRLGWGVALVFGLLNLMPILVDVFI
- a CDS encoding 4Fe-4S dicluster domain-containing protein — its product is MSLLTFAKTALGSMVKRPVTVCYPQEKLTAPERLRGHIVNDMDVCICCGMCARRCPAGALAVDRKGGTWSIDPYACVVCGECIESCPKHCLTMDTARTPVAADKTPTVETKPE
- a CDS encoding NADH-quinone oxidoreductase subunit C, which encodes MQKAIYTIVGIDELLSHVQALKGVGARFVQMHAERNVDDGTYRLVYTFINVRAAQEHIVQDGNYAIENLVVEGIDQYQEIPSISSYYPAVFPFENEAHDLFGLAITDMQIDFKGFFYQVSTAEPMSVITPEVKAAREKAMKVRAAAEAKARKVAAEKAATAAAAAGEGAASAGDAAGVAAQPAATAGSDAQHDDAAAKAALKAAEMEAKLAAMDPEKAAKVRAALAAKAARDKQKKEA
- a CDS encoding nickel-dependent hydrogenase large subunit — its product is MAHRSVIPFGPQHPVLPEPLHLDLVIEDDRVIEAIPQIGFVHRGLEKLTEKRDMHQFGYIAERICGICAVGHSCGYASACERMLGIEVPGRVQYIRTILHELSRIHSHLLWLGLLADAFGFEALFYRSWTLREQILKIFESTCGGRVILSINEIGGLKHDIEDSELAGIVQTLDAMRPDYEAVVHTFLDDNSCGERLHSVGVISKKDALDLSMVGPFGRASGVDYDVRMFGDGAYADLAAFEPIVATDGDCYARCQVRCAEVTQAMDIIKELVGKIPHDGIGGRTKLTPADGARGEVVIEQPRGEAYYYVRGSGTKNLDRFRVRTPTSQNLAGLTHALQGVLLANVPMIILTIDPCISCTER
- a CDS encoding transposase, which produces MSEATRTRTHAPEVRQRAVEALQEGVGHRALAAELGIPQATARQWARAYAVGGADDVLNAGSHHHTYSYEVKLAVVKDRLENGLTVREAMIKHKIPSESSVKAWCRQYRESGESALVDKPRGRKPRVKKAE
- a CDS encoding NADH-quinone oxidoreductase subunit B family protein; this encodes MDHKMSRSPWVIHYDGSSCNGCDIEVLASLTPLFDAERFGVVNTGNPKHADIFLVTGSVNVQNLPVVRQIYNQMLEPKCVVACGICACSGGVFRDAYNVTGGVDRAIPVDVYAPGCAIRPETVIDAIVEACGILDQKEAVMRAGGDPLTVGGAATWDGGVELGEDGFVAAGAGAGAVAGDGVEVNVSTRSAAPAAAKEAE